In Brassica rapa cultivar Chiifu-401-42 chromosome A06, CAAS_Brap_v3.01, whole genome shotgun sequence, a single window of DNA contains:
- the LOC103874433 gene encoding NADP-dependent malic enzyme 3 has translation MSSNPTQISDDYVSENRSGVGGGISDVYGEDLATLDQLVTPWVTSVASGYTLMRDPRYNKGLAFTDKERDAHYLTGLLPPVILSQDVQEKKMMHNLRQYTVPLHRYVALMDLQERNERLFYKLLIDNVEELLPVVYTPTVGEACQKYGSIFRRPQGLYISLKEKGKILEVLKNWPQRGIQVIVVTDGERILGLGDLGCQGMGIPVGKLSLYTALGGIRPSACLPITIDVGTNNEKLLNDEFYIGLKQKRATGEEYAEFLHEFMCAVKQNYGEKVLVQFEDFANHHAFELLSKYCSSHLVFNDDIQGTASVVLAGLIAAQKVLGKSLSDHTFLFLGAGEAGTGIAELIALKISKETGTPIDETRKKIWLVDSKGLIVSSRKESLQHFKQPWAHDHEPVKELLGAVNAIKPTVLIGTSGVGKTFTKEVVEAMATFNEKPLILALSNPTSQAECTAEEAYTWTEGRAIFASGSPFAPVEYEGKTFFPGQANNCYIFPGLGLGLIMSGAIRVRDDMLLAASEALASQVTEENFADGLIYPPFTNIRKISANIAASVGAKTYELGLASNLPRPKDLVKMAESCMYSPVYRNFR, from the exons ATGAGCAGCAACCCGACTCAGATCTCCGATGACTACGTCTCCGAGAACAGGTCCGGCGTCGGCGGCGGGATCTCAGATGTCTACGGTGAGGATCTCGCTACGTTGGATCAGCTCGTCACCCCTTGGGTTACCTCCGTCGCTAG tGGGTATACATTGATGCGTGACCCGAGATACAACAAGGGACTTGCTTTCACAGATAAAGAGAGAGATGCTCATTACTTAACTGGTCTTCTTCCTCCTGTCATCTTATCTCAAGATGTTCAG gagaagaagatgatgcataACCTCCGTCAGTACACGGTTCCTCTGCACCGTTACGTTGCCCTCATGGATCTTCAG GAGAGGAACGAGAGGTTGTTTTACAAGCTTCTGATTGACAATGTGGAGGAGTTGCTTCCCGTTGTGTACACCCCGACGGTTGGTGAGGCTTGTCAGAAGTATGGGAGCATTTTCAGGAGGCCTCAAGGTCTTTACATCAGCTTAAAAGAGAA GGGAAAGATTCTTGAAGTGTTGAAGAACTGGCCACAGAGAGGGATTCAGGTTATTGTTGTTACTGATGGTGAGCGTATACTTGGTCTTGGAGATCTTGGTTGCCAG GGAATGGGAATCCCAGTTGGCAAGCTTTCTCTTTATACAGCTTTAGGAGGGATCCGTCCATCGGCT TGCCTTCCAATCACCATTGATGTGGGTACAAACAACGAGAAGCTCCTCAATGATGAGTTTTACATTGGACTTAAACAGAAAAGAGCAACTGGCGAG GAATACGCAGAGTTTCTGCACGAGTTCATGTGTGCTGTTAAACAGAACTATGGAGAAAAAGTGTTGGTTCAG TTTGAAGATTTCGCAAACCACCACGCGTTTGAGCTTCTCTCCAAGTACTGCTCCAGTCATCTCGTTTTCAATGATGATATCCAA GGTACTGCATCCGTGGTGCTTGCTGGGCTTATTGCAGCTCAGAAAGTACTTGGTAAAAGCCTATCTGACCATACCTTCTTGTTCTTGGGTGCTGGAGAG GCTGGAACCGGAATCGCTGAGCTAATTGCTCTTAAGATTTCCAAAGAG ACTGGAACACCAATCGATGAGACCAGGAAGAAGATTTGGCTTGTGGACTCCAAG GGACTGATTGTTAGCTCGCGCAAGGAATCTCTTCAGCACTTCAAGCAGCCATGGGCGCATGACCACGAGCCCGTCAAGGAGCTCTTGGGAGCTGTTaat GCAATCAAGCCAACAGTGCTCATTGGAACCTCTGGTGTGGGGAAGACTTTCACAAAGGAAGTAGTGGAGGCCATGGCCACCTTCAACGAG AAACCCTTGATTCTTGCTCTCTCAAACCCAACTTCTCAAGCCGAGTGCACGGCTGAAGAAGCTTACACATGGACCGAG GGTCGTGCAATCTTTGCAAGTGGAAGCCCGTTTGCCCCTGTTGAGTATGAAGGCAAAACATTCTTCCCTGGCCAG GCAAACAACTGCTACATTTTCCCAGGTCTCGGTCTTGGTTTGATCATGTCCGGTGCCATTCGTGTCCGTGATGACATGCTTCTAGCAGCTT CGGAAGCTCTGGCCTCGCAAGTGACGGAAGAGAACTTTGCCGACGGGTTGATCTATCCGCCTTTTACAAACATCAGAAAGATCTCTGCTAACATTGCAGCCAGTGTGGGAGCCAAAACTTATGAACTTG GATTGGCATCGAACCTGCCTCGTCCCAAGGATCTGGTCAAGATGGCAGAGAGCTGCATGTACAGCCCTGTCTACAGAAACTTCCGTTAA